A window of Candidatus Purcelliella pentastirinorum contains these coding sequences:
- the leuS gene encoding leucine--tRNA ligase has translation MKKIYNHKEIEKFVQKFWNKKKTFITKEDKYIEKYYCLSMIPYPSGNLHMGHIRNYTIGDVIARYQRMLGKNVLHPMGWDAFGLPAENAAIKNNKRPSDWTYKNIKKMKKQLKSLGYSYDWNRELITCKPEYYKWEQWFFIKLYKSKLIYKKKSLVNWCKNDKTVLANEQVINGKCWRCDEKIIQKRISQWFLKITKYAEELFSELKNLTLWPEEVKTMQRNWIGRTKGIEICFKILKNDKKIKIFTTNPNFLKDFIYIKISIRHKLTKYLLKNNISISKFVNKYKNFTKFTDDSSKNNIYGINTNLFAINPVNENKIPIWISNFNVTDYNYYAKICIPNNNKKDLLFAKKYNIYLNNLPKVKYLDDKLVRKKNKLYNFNEINNLKTNKLNKSIKYRLLMTKQGIKKIKYKLRDWNISRQRYWGTPIPIAISKSGKIKTVPENKLPIILPENIKIKKRNKKIKLKYKPNKIKINKEKFSLERDTLDTFFESSWYYARYTCPNYKKGMLDSKTSDYWLPIDYYIGGIEHATMHLLYFRFYHKLLRDFGFVKTSEPAKKLLCQGMVISDTFYYISKNNERIWISPEDVIIKRNKIGKIINIKHIYGKKIIYDGKKKMSKSKNNGINPEEIIKKYGADTIRLFIMFAAPVNMPLDWNESGIIGMNRFLHRFWKIVFRYKKYKYKTSIITYFSINKQIIFEKKLYETINKVSKDIEMKQSFNTAISSIMKLINELTKIFDYIIQNKKFIKKIITIIIKMLYPFTPHFCFILWKEIYGTYDIEKTKWPAICEKEIIYKNFVVIIQINGKKKGIINISNNLNDKEIKKMAINKIYESLNNKKIIKIIYIPKKILNIVTN, from the coding sequence ATGAAAAAAATATACAATCATAAAGAAATAGAAAAATTTGTACAAAAATTTTGGAATAAAAAAAAAACTTTTATAACAAAAGAAGATAAATATATAGAAAAATATTACTGTTTATCGATGATACCATATCCTTCAGGTAATTTACATATGGGACACATTAGAAATTATACTATTGGGGATGTTATAGCAAGATATCAAAGAATGTTAGGTAAAAATGTTCTACATCCTATGGGATGGGATGCTTTTGGTTTGCCTGCTGAAAATGCAGCTATAAAAAATAATAAAAGACCATCGGATTGGACATATAAAAATATAAAAAAAATGAAAAAACAATTAAAATCTTTAGGTTATTCATATGATTGGAACAGAGAATTAATTACATGTAAACCAGAATATTATAAATGGGAACAATGGTTTTTTATAAAATTGTATAAAAGTAAGTTAATATATAAAAAAAAGTCTTTAGTAAATTGGTGTAAAAATGATAAAACAGTTTTAGCTAATGAACAAGTAATAAATGGTAAATGTTGGCGTTGCGATGAAAAAATTATACAAAAAAGAATATCACAATGGTTTTTAAAAATTACTAAATATGCAGAAGAATTATTTAGTGAATTAAAGAATTTAACATTATGGCCTGAAGAAGTAAAGACCATGCAACGTAATTGGATTGGTAGAACTAAGGGAATAGAAATCTGCTTTAAAATATTAAAAAATGATAAAAAAATAAAAATTTTTACTACTAATCCAAATTTTCTTAAAGATTTTATATATATTAAAATATCTATAAGGCATAAATTAACAAAATATTTATTAAAAAATAATATTTCAATATCAAAATTTGTTAATAAATATAAAAATTTTACTAAATTTACTGATGATTCATCTAAAAATAATATTTATGGTATAAATACAAATTTATTTGCAATAAATCCTGTTAATGAAAATAAAATACCTATTTGGATATCAAATTTTAATGTAACAGATTATAATTATTATGCAAAAATATGTATACCAAATAATAATAAGAAAGATTTATTATTTGCTAAAAAATATAATATTTATTTAAATAATTTACCAAAAGTAAAATATTTAGATGATAAGTTAGTCCGTAAAAAAAACAAATTATATAATTTTAATGAAATTAATAATTTAAAAACAAATAAATTAAATAAATCTATAAAGTATAGATTATTAATGACAAAACAAGGGATAAAAAAAATTAAATATAAATTACGTGATTGGAATATTTCAAGACAACGTTATTGGGGTACTCCAATTCCTATTGCTATATCTAAATCTGGTAAAATTAAAACAGTACCAGAAAATAAACTTCCAATAATTCTACCAGAAAATATAAAAATTAAAAAAAGAAATAAAAAAATTAAATTAAAATATAAACCAAATAAAATTAAAATTAATAAAGAAAAATTTTCTCTTGAAAGAGATACATTGGATACCTTTTTTGAATCTTCATGGTACTATGCAAGATATACTTGTCCTAATTATAAAAAAGGCATGTTAGATTCAAAAACATCAGATTATTGGCTACCAATAGATTATTATATTGGAGGAATAGAACATGCAACAATGCATTTATTATATTTTAGATTTTATCATAAGTTATTAAGAGATTTTGGATTTGTAAAAACATCTGAACCAGCTAAAAAATTATTATGTCAGGGAATGGTTATTTCTGATACTTTTTATTATATAAGTAAAAATAATGAACGTATTTGGATTTCTCCTGAAGATGTAATTATTAAAAGAAATAAAATAGGTAAAATAATAAATATAAAACATATATATGGTAAAAAAATAATTTATGATGGAAAAAAAAAGATGTCTAAATCTAAAAACAATGGAATAAATCCAGAAGAAATAATAAAAAAATACGGCGCTGATACAATAAGATTATTTATAATGTTTGCAGCTCCGGTTAACATGCCATTAGATTGGAATGAATCAGGAATTATTGGTATGAATAGATTTCTTCATCGTTTTTGGAAAATAGTTTTTAGATATAAAAAATATAAATATAAAACATCAATAATAACCTATTTTAGTATTAATAAACAAATAATTTTTGAAAAAAAATTATATGAAACTATTAATAAAGTATCAAAAGATATTGAAATGAAACAAAGTTTTAATACAGCTATTTCATCAATAATGAAATTAATTAATGAATTAACAAAAATATTTGATTATATAATACAAAATAAAAAATTTATTAAAAAAATAATAACTATAATAATAAAAATGCTTTATCCATTTACACCACATTTTTGCTTTATTTTATGGAAAGAAATATATGGTACATATGATATAGAAAAAACTAAATGGCCAGCTATATGTGAAAAAGAAATAATTTATAAAAATTTTGTAGTAATTATACAAATAAATGGGAAAAAAAAAGGAATAATAAATATTTCAAATAATTTAAATGATAAAGAAATAAAAAAAATGGCAATAAATAAAATATATGAATCATTAAATAACAAAAAAATAATAAAAATAATATATATTCCTAAAAAAATTTTAAACATAGTTACTAATTAA
- the holA gene encoding DNA polymerase III subunit delta, with protein MNFFYSDKYKKCVSNKFCNNYIIYGNNIFLKENSILNILKLANKFNFNNTIRIMVDNTFKFEMISNFIKENDLFIKKKTIILTVIKQYHKILFKNINRLINLLNKNIFLIIKSDKLDKIDCFLIKKTKIQVNLINCNTPIGIYLHKWIKKRIKELKFNLNYKIIKLLCYYYEGNILALNQILKIISLISLTKSLNILNIKKIIFDQALFHPSQWSESLLYGNYTRSIHILKQLFKNKYSPITLIRFLQNDLLILIIIKRFKQNIKEILSINNYYIYNIRKLFFNKIINLLDNKKIYLILKFLIKIELMIHKENNEKIVWLHLKILSTF; from the coding sequence ATGAATTTTTTTTATTCTGACAAATACAAAAAATGTGTATCAAATAAATTTTGTAATAATTATATTATTTATGGTAATAATATTTTTTTAAAAGAAAATAGTATATTAAATATATTAAAATTAGCAAACAAATTTAATTTTAATAATACTATAAGAATTATGGTAGATAATACTTTTAAATTTGAAATGATATCAAATTTTATAAAAGAAAATGATCTTTTTATAAAAAAAAAAACTATAATTTTAACCGTTATTAAACAGTATCATAAAATATTATTTAAAAATATAAATAGATTGATTAATTTATTAAATAAAAATATTTTTTTAATAATTAAATCAGATAAACTTGATAAAATAGATTGTTTTTTGATAAAAAAAACAAAAATACAAGTAAATTTAATAAATTGTAATACTCCTATTGGTATATATTTACATAAATGGATAAAAAAAAGAATTAAAGAATTAAAATTTAATTTAAATTATAAAATAATTAAATTATTATGTTATTATTATGAGGGAAATATTTTAGCACTTAATCAAATACTAAAAATAATTTCATTAATTTCATTAACAAAATCTTTAAATATATTAAATATTAAAAAAATAATATTTGATCAAGCACTTTTTCATCCATCACAATGGAGTGAATCACTTTTATATGGAAATTATACTAGGTCAATACATATATTAAAACAATTATTTAAAAATAAATATAGTCCTATTACATTAATTAGATTTTTACAAAACGATTTATTAATATTAATTATTATTAAAAGATTTAAACAAAATATTAAAGAAATATTATCTATAAATAATTATTATATATATAATATACGTAAATTATTTTTTAACAAAATTATAAATTTATTAGATAATAAAAAAATATATTTAATATTAAAATTTTTAATAAAAATAGAATTAATGATACATAAAGAAAATAATGAAAAAATTGTTTGGTTACATTTAAAAATTTTATCAACATTTTAA
- the xthA gene encoding exodeoxyribonuclease III, translating into MKFLSFNINSIRIRLHQIKEIIKKHNPEIIALQETRVDNNLFPVDDIFKLGYKAYYYGKKGYCGVAFLSKICPFYVLNDFPNYKENNECRIITIKISTYIGNITLINIYAPQGENRNNYIKFNNKSAFFLNLYIFLKRMINPKELIIIMGDMNISMTNNDIGIGEKNRLLWLKRGKCSFLPEERSWMQKIFDWGFIDAWRFKNINNYFSFSWFDYRSYGFLKNKGLRIDYILISKPLIRYYHNTGIDYYIRNMNRPSDHAPIWIELDI; encoded by the coding sequence ATGAAATTTTTATCTTTTAATATTAACAGTATTAGAATTAGGTTGCATCAAATAAAAGAAATTATAAAAAAACATAATCCAGAAATTATAGCTTTACAAGAAACCAGAGTAGATAATAATTTATTTCCTGTAGATGATATATTTAAATTAGGATATAAAGCTTATTATTATGGTAAAAAGGGATATTGTGGAGTGGCATTTTTAAGTAAAATATGTCCTTTTTATGTTTTAAATGATTTTCCAAATTACAAAGAAAATAATGAATGTAGAATCATTACAATAAAAATTTCAACATATATAGGAAATATTACTTTAATAAATATATATGCACCTCAAGGTGAAAATCGCAATAATTATATTAAATTTAATAATAAATCAGCTTTTTTTCTAAATTTATATATTTTTTTAAAAAGAATGATTAATCCAAAAGAATTAATTATTATCATGGGAGATATGAATATAAGTATGACTAATAATGATATAGGAATAGGTGAAAAAAATCGTTTATTATGGTTAAAAAGAGGTAAATGTTCTTTTTTACCTGAAGAAAGATCATGGATGCAAAAAATATTTGATTGGGGATTTATAGATGCATGGAGATTTAAAAATATAAATAATTATTTTAGTTTTTCTTGGTTTGATTACAGATCTTATGGATTTTTAAAAAATAAAGGATTAAGAATTGATTATATATTAATTAGCAAACCATTAATTCGGTATTACCATAATACTGGTATTGATTATTATATAAGAAATATGAATAGACCTTCAGATCATGCGCCAATTTGGATTGAATTGGATATTTAA
- the sbcB gene encoding exodeoxyribonuclease I, translating to MIKNTFLFYDYETFGINPSLDKPAQFAAIRTDFDFNIIDKPKIYYCKLPDDYLPNPESVLTHKISPQKANLLGVSESKFAKLIYKLFLKKKNCIIGYNNIKFDDFFTRNIFYRNFFHPYMWSWYNGNNNWDLINIIRSCYLLCPKNIKWPYKKNGIPSFRLEDFVKINKYKNIDSHDAMSDVYATILIIKSIKKKKPKFFNFLFNNRKKNQLLSLIKKNKNIPFIYISNIFDVKKNIINIILPIKIYKKNVLVALNIMKDISLFLNNNINDKEKYLFNKNKKSSIIEIYLNKCPIIIPINLLNEISCKRLKINKKKYMKNIDFIKKYKIHKKIKNIYDYHKINDFKYKDNIDCQLYKRFFTNKDYQLMEIIRKTNVNKLKLIDLDKYDERFKNLLFRYRARNFYYTLNNTEKKKWDKHKKKYFNFPYIKNYLIKIKKLHLYYKNNLNNQKLLKKIYSYTKYLINLIN from the coding sequence ATGATTAAAAATACTTTTTTATTTTACGATTATGAAACTTTTGGTATAAATCCTAGTTTGGATAAACCAGCACAATTTGCAGCTATTCGTACAGATTTTGATTTTAATATTATTGATAAACCTAAAATTTATTATTGTAAATTACCTGATGATTATTTGCCAAATCCGGAATCCGTATTAACTCATAAAATATCTCCTCAAAAAGCTAATTTATTAGGAGTTTCTGAATCAAAATTTGCAAAATTAATATATAAGTTATTTTTAAAAAAAAAAAATTGTATAATAGGATATAATAATATAAAATTTGATGATTTTTTTACTCGTAACATTTTTTATCGTAATTTTTTCCATCCATATATGTGGAGTTGGTATAATGGTAATAATAATTGGGATTTAATAAATATTATTCGTAGTTGTTATTTATTATGTCCTAAAAATATAAAATGGCCGTACAAAAAAAATGGAATTCCTAGTTTTCGCTTGGAAGATTTTGTGAAAATAAACAAATATAAAAATATAGATTCACATGATGCAATGTCTGACGTATATGCTACTATATTGATAATAAAATCAATTAAAAAAAAGAAACCTAAATTCTTCAATTTTTTATTTAATAATAGAAAAAAAAATCAATTATTATCTTTAATAAAAAAAAATAAAAATATACCATTTATATATATTTCTAATATTTTTGATGTAAAAAAAAACATTATAAATATAATTTTACCTATTAAGATTTACAAAAAAAATGTACTTGTTGCACTTAATATAATGAAAGATATTTCATTATTTCTAAATAATAATATAAATGATAAAGAAAAATATTTATTTAATAAAAATAAAAAATCATCCATAATAGAAATTTATCTAAATAAATGTCCAATAATTATACCAATAAATTTATTAAATGAAATTTCTTGTAAAAGATTAAAAATAAATAAAAAAAAATATATGAAAAATATTGATTTTATAAAAAAATATAAGATTCATAAAAAAATAAAAAATATTTATGATTATCATAAAATAAATGATTTTAAATATAAAGATAATATAGATTGTCAATTATATAAAAGGTTTTTTACAAATAAAGATTATCAATTAATGGAAATAATTAGAAAAACAAATGTTAATAAATTAAAATTAATTGATTTAGATAAATACGATGAAAGATTTAAAAATTTACTATTTCGTTATAGAGCTCGTAATTTTTATTATACATTAAATAACACTGAAAAAAAAAAATGGGATAAACATAAAAAAAAATATTTTAATTTTCCTTATATAAAAAATTATTTAATAAAAATAAAAAAATTACATTTATATTATAAAAATAATTTAAATAATCAAAAATTATTAAAAAAAATATATAGTTATACTAAGTATTTAATTAATTTAATTAATTGA
- the glyQ gene encoding glycine--tRNA ligase subunit alpha: protein MNKNFKKNNFTFQKIIYLLQQYWSEHGCHIYQAIDIEVGAGTSHPLTCLKALGTNPFSAVYVQPSRRPNDGRYGMKNNRLQHYYQLQVIIKPSPRNFQDLYINSLKFLKIDLKNNDLRFIEDNWENPTLGACGIGWEIWLNGMEISQFTYFQQVGCINCKPITGEITYGLERIAMHVQEIENIYDIIWDNNKFNKITYGEIFKKNEFEYSIYNFEYSNIDFLINIFNQYEKEINRLLKKNKLLIYPIYENILKIIHVFNLLDARNVISVIERQNYILCIRNLMKILTNRFYLSINK, encoded by the coding sequence ATGAATAAAAATTTTAAAAAAAATAATTTTACTTTTCAAAAAATAATTTATTTATTACAACAATATTGGTCTGAACATGGATGTCATATTTATCAAGCTATAGATATAGAAGTAGGAGCAGGAACTTCTCATCCTCTAACTTGTTTAAAAGCTTTAGGTACTAATCCTTTTTCTGCAGTTTATGTACAACCATCAAGACGTCCCAATGATGGTAGATACGGTATGAAAAATAATCGATTGCAACATTATTATCAATTACAAGTTATAATTAAACCATCACCCAGAAATTTTCAAGATTTATACATTAATTCATTAAAATTTTTAAAAATAGATTTAAAAAACAATGATTTACGTTTTATAGAAGATAATTGGGAAAATCCTACATTAGGTGCATGTGGAATAGGTTGGGAAATTTGGTTAAATGGTATGGAAATATCACAGTTTACTTATTTTCAACAAGTCGGTTGTATTAATTGTAAACCTATTACGGGTGAAATAACATACGGTTTGGAACGTATTGCTATGCATGTCCAGGAAATTGAAAATATTTATGACATAATTTGGGATAATAATAAATTTAATAAAATAACATATGGTGAAATTTTTAAAAAAAATGAATTTGAATATTCTATATATAATTTTGAATATTCAAATATTGATTTTTTAATAAATATTTTTAATCAATATGAAAAAGAAATTAATCGTTTATTAAAAAAAAACAAATTATTAATTTATCCAATATATGAAAATATATTAAAAATAATACATGTATTTAATTTATTAGATGCACGTAATGTGATTTCAGTAATAGAAAGACAAAATTATATTTTATGTATAAGAAATCTAATGAAAATATTAACAAATAGATTTTATTTATCAATAAATAAATAA
- the fldA gene encoding flavodoxin FldA, with the protein MKKIGIFFGTNTGNTKKVAKQIKKQFKKNKFKVKLYNISKSKKKDIESFNILIFGISTWYYGEVQFDWDNFLPYLKKIDFFNKKIAIFGCGDQEDYTEYFCDAMRIIYNIIKKNNGCIVGNWSIKNYNFKKSRSLINSKEFLGLVIDEDRQSHLTKKRVYNWSKSLLKYFNE; encoded by the coding sequence ATGAAAAAAATAGGAATATTTTTTGGTACAAATACTGGTAATACAAAAAAAGTAGCAAAACAAATTAAAAAACAATTTAAAAAAAATAAATTTAAAGTTAAATTATACAATATATCTAAAAGTAAAAAGAAAGATATTGAATCATTTAATATTTTAATATTTGGTATATCTACATGGTATTATGGTGAAGTTCAATTTGATTGGGATAATTTTTTACCATATTTAAAAAAAATTGATTTCTTTAATAAAAAAATCGCTATTTTTGGTTGTGGAGATCAAGAAGATTATACAGAATATTTTTGTGATGCTATGAGAATAATATATAATATCATTAAAAAAAATAATGGTTGTATTGTTGGTAATTGGTCTATAAAAAATTATAATTTTAAAAAATCTAGATCATTAATTAATTCAAAAGAATTTTTAGGTTTAGTTATAGATGAAGATCGTCAGTCACATTTAACTAAAAAACGTGTGTATAATTGGAGTAAAAGCTTGTTAAAATATTTTAACGAATAA
- the lipB gene encoding lipoyl(octanoyl) transferase LipB translates to MKKKNNKLYKNIIIRQLGLNHWVDIFKKMQEFTNKRNSKTLDEIWLVEHYPIYTNGTSSINKKNIKNINNIPVLLSDRGGKITYHAPGQQIVYILINLKKRKLNVRKLINIINDIVVQTLFHFSILAKINKNIPGIYVKKKKICSFALKIKNGYTYHGFALNININLKPFNNIYPCGNKNIKMTKMQDYKKNIRFNDVKKILIKKIIKNFNIRN, encoded by the coding sequence ATGAAAAAAAAAAATAATAAATTATATAAAAATATTATAATTAGACAATTAGGTTTAAATCATTGGGTAGATATATTTAAGAAAATGCAAGAATTTACAAATAAACGTAATTCTAAAACATTAGATGAAATATGGTTAGTTGAACATTATCCAATATATACTAATGGTACAAGTAGTATAAACAAAAAAAATATTAAAAACATTAATAATATTCCAGTGCTATTAAGTGATAGAGGAGGTAAAATTACTTATCATGCTCCAGGACAACAAATAGTTTATATATTAATAAACTTAAAAAAAAGAAAATTAAATGTTCGTAAATTAATTAATATTATCAATGATATTGTTGTACAAACGTTATTTCACTTTTCTATTTTAGCTAAAATTAACAAAAATATTCCAGGTATATATGTAAAAAAAAAAAAAATTTGTTCTTTTGCATTGAAAATAAAAAATGGATATACTTATCATGGATTTGCACTTAATATAAATATTAATCTTAAACCATTTAATAATATTTATCCATGTGGTAATAAAAATATAAAAATGACTAAAATGCAGGATTATAAAAAAAATATAAGATTTAATGATGTTAAAAAAATCTTAATTAAAAAAATTATTAAAAATTTTAATATCAGAAATTGA
- the glyS gene encoding glycine--tRNA ligase subunit beta, producing the protein MKKGIFVIEIGTEELPYKQLKVISNELYINFIRELDEFSFIYKKINNYYSSRRISLKIYNLKFKKNINKTYLLNNLKIFNKYIVKINQNNYNINVKNNSNQLIKYKKYIKKILAILVNKILHKMQKKTYMRWGNTNNRFLRPVHSLLIMLDKKIINIDIFGIKSSRSTFGHRFMGKQNIILKHADEYPEILFNKGKVIVKNKKRKEKIKNMIVNKINKINGKIKSENKLINEIASLTEWPIVLIGSFKKKYLHIPKEILIYVMRNLYKFIPIYNNNNILVPYFIFIINIEIKKYKKIIKEHEIVLCNRFKDIEFLINQDYKNSLEFYYLSLNNILFHEKLGTMLEKTKRIKNISLKIAKIINVDITNIKRAAMLSKCDLLTRMVFEFPDMQGIIGMYHALKDNENKNIALSLKEQYYPSLFVKKIPSNHISLLLAIADKIDNLVGMIGINIYPKGGNDPFGLRRSAISIIKIILHNKLLIDVKKIIEENKLLFNHNLFNLNVTNDVFNFLLKRMINLYNKEGHNKNYINAIFYKNDKFFIDIDKKISVISYFYKSNILNKLILTSKRIFKFLLKSNEKINKKINKKNLQNEYEILLVNNLYISKKKIEKLLQKKDYKSIIIELSSLNYIVENYLKNTMINDPIKIIRINRLTILKKLLKLFSCICDLSLLNIK; encoded by the coding sequence ATGAAAAAAGGTATATTTGTAATAGAAATAGGAACAGAAGAACTACCTTATAAACAATTAAAAGTAATTTCCAACGAACTTTATATTAATTTTATAAGGGAATTAGATGAATTTAGTTTTATCTATAAAAAAATAAATAATTATTATTCATCTCGCAGAATATCTTTAAAAATATATAATTTAAAATTTAAAAAAAATATAAATAAAACATATTTATTAAATAATCTTAAAATATTTAATAAATATATAGTTAAAATAAATCAAAATAATTATAATATTAATGTAAAAAATAATAGTAATCAATTAATAAAATATAAAAAGTATATAAAAAAAATACTAGCAATTTTAGTAAATAAAATATTGCATAAAATGCAAAAAAAAACATATATGAGATGGGGAAATACAAATAATAGATTTCTTCGTCCAGTACATTCTTTATTAATAATGTTAGATAAAAAAATAATAAATATTGATATTTTTGGTATAAAATCTTCTAGATCAACATTTGGACATAGATTTATGGGTAAACAAAATATAATTCTTAAACATGCTGATGAATATCCTGAAATTTTATTTAATAAAGGAAAAGTAATAGTAAAAAATAAAAAAAGAAAAGAAAAAATAAAAAACATGATTGTAAATAAAATTAATAAAATTAATGGGAAAATTAAGTCAGAAAATAAATTAATAAATGAAATTGCTTCATTAACAGAATGGCCTATAGTTTTAATTGGATCATTTAAAAAAAAATATCTTCATATACCTAAAGAAATATTAATTTACGTTATGAGAAATTTATATAAATTTATTCCTATATATAACAATAATAATATATTAGTACCTTATTTTATTTTTATAATAAATATAGAAATAAAAAAATATAAAAAAATAATAAAAGAACATGAAATTGTTTTATGCAATCGTTTTAAAGATATTGAATTTTTAATAAATCAAGATTATAAAAATTCATTAGAATTCTATTATTTATCTTTAAATAATATCTTATTTCATGAAAAATTAGGTACCATGTTAGAAAAAACAAAAAGAATAAAAAATATATCTCTTAAAATAGCAAAAATAATAAATGTTGACATAACAAACATTAAACGTGCGGCAATGTTATCTAAATGTGATTTATTAACAAGAATGGTATTTGAATTTCCTGATATGCAGGGTATTATAGGTATGTATCATGCATTAAAAGATAATGAAAATAAAAATATTGCTCTTTCTTTAAAAGAACAATATTATCCCAGTTTATTTGTAAAAAAAATACCATCTAATCATATATCATTGTTATTAGCTATAGCAGATAAAATAGATAATTTAGTTGGAATGATTGGTATAAATATATACCCTAAGGGGGGTAATGATCCATTTGGATTAAGAAGATCAGCTATAAGTATAATAAAAATAATTTTACATAACAAATTGTTGATTGATGTAAAAAAAATAATAGAAGAAAATAAATTATTATTTAATCATAATTTGTTTAACTTAAATGTGACTAATGATGTATTTAATTTTTTATTAAAAAGAATGATTAATTTGTATAATAAAGAAGGTCATAATAAAAATTATATAAATGCAATTTTTTATAAAAATGATAAATTTTTTATTGATATTGATAAAAAAATTTCCGTAATATCATATTTTTATAAATCAAATATTTTAAATAAACTAATTTTAACAAGTAAAAGAATATTTAAATTTCTATTAAAATCTAATGAAAAAATAAATAAAAAAATTAATAAAAAAAATTTACAAAATGAATATGAAATATTACTTGTAAATAACTTATATATATCAAAAAAAAAAATTGAAAAACTATTACAAAAAAAAGATTATAAAAGTATAATAATAGAATTATCTTCTTTAAATTACATAGTTGAAAATTATTTAAAAAATACTATGATAAACGATCCAATAAAGATAATAAGAATTAATAGATTAACAATTCTTAAGAAATTATTGAAATTATTCTCTTGTATATGTGATTTATCTTTGCTCAATATTAAATAA